The Brachionichthys hirsutus isolate HB-005 chromosome 1, CSIRO-AGI_Bhir_v1, whole genome shotgun sequence genome has a window encoding:
- the pctp gene encoding phosphatidylcholine transfer protein — protein MSLPFQDEEFNGAWRELDEPQLDGGWELFTETMGVTIYRRYDKETGLYEYKVLGVLTACRPELCADVYMDLTYRKCWDKYAKELYEKDFNGQTAIYWEVDYPFPLSNRDYVYVRERRDLEVDSRKIWVILARSSPATPCGEKSGVVRVQDYKQSVVMESDGACGTKVFMNYFDNPGGFIPSWLVNRAAQTGVPGFLTDMQKACDAYRKYQLEK, from the exons ATGTCGCTGCCATTTCAGGATGAGGAGTTTAACGGCGCGTGGAGGGAGCTGGACGAGCCGCAGCTGGACGGGGGGTGGGAGCTCTTCACGGAGACGATGGGGGTCACGATCTACCGGCGCTACGACAAG GAAACTGGACTCTATGAGTACAAAGTCCTTGGAGTGCTGACCGCCTGCAGGCCGGAGCTGTGTGCCGACGTCTACATGGACCTGACGTATCGGAAATGTTGGGATAAATATGCAAAAG AGCTCTATGAGAAGGACTTCAACGGACAGACCGCCATCTACTGGGAAGTAGACTACCCGTTTCCTCTGTCCAACAGAGAC TACGTGTACGTTCGGGAACGGAGAGACCTGGAAGTGGACAGCAGGAAGATCTGGGTCATCCTGGCCAGAAGTTCTCCAGCGACTCCGTGCGGGGAGAAGAGCGGGGTGGTCCGGGTCCAAGACTACAAGCAGAGCGTCGTCATGGAGAGCGATGGAGCCTGTGGAACTAAAG TCTTCATGAATTACTTCGACAATCCTGGCGGCTTTATTCCGTCTTGGCTGGTGAACCGGGCCGCTCAG ACGGGAGTCCCAGGATTCTTGACCGATATGCAGAAGGCCTGCGATGCTTACAGGAAGTACCAGCTGGAGAAATGA
- the LOC137896536 gene encoding noggin-like, giving the protein MDQSQQCVSLSLSLSLLVLSLGLLVDRAVCQHYFLLRPIPSDSLPLVELKEDPDPVLDPKERDLNETGLRGVLGEFDSRFLSVLLPVEDRHTGNDELDDVETQKPGGVLPRGIREVDFDLQFGKKHKPSKKLKRRLQLWLWAYSFCPVVHAWTDLGNRFWPRFVRVGSCLSKRSCSVPEGMVCQPATSTHLTILRWRCVQRKGALKCAWIPVQYPVITDCKCSCAS; this is encoded by the coding sequence ATGGATCAGTCCCAGCAGTgtgtgtccctgtccctgtccctgtccctcctGGTGCTGTCCCTCGGACTCCTCGTGGACAGGGCGGTCTGCCAGCACTACTTTCTCCTGCGCCCCATCCCGAGTGACAGTCTGCCGCTGGTGGAATTAAAAGAGGACCCGGACCCCGTCCTGGACCCCAAGGAACGGGACCTTAATGAGACCGGGCTGAGGGGCGTCCTGGGAGAATTTGACAGCCGCTTTTTGTCCGTTCTGCTGCCCGTGGAGGACAGACACACCGGGAACGACGAACTCGACGACGTTGAGACCCAAAAGCCCGGTGGAGTATTACCGAGGGGAATCCGGGAGGTGGACTTCGACCTCCAGTTCGGCAAGAAACACAAGCCGAGTAAGAAACTGAAGCGGCGGCTGCAGCTGTGGCTGTGGGCGTATTCGTTCTGCCCCGTCGTGCACGCGTGGACCGACCTGGGGAACCGGTTCTGGCCGCGGTTCGTGCGGGTGGGCAGCTGCCTCAGTAAGAGGTCGTGCTCGGTTCCGGAAGGGATGGTGTGTCAACCCGCAACCTCCACCCACCTGACGATCCTGCGGTGGAGGTGCGTGCAGAGGAAAGGGGCGCTGAAGTGCGCGTGGATCCCGGTCCAGTATCCGGTCATCACGGACTGCAAATGTTCCTGCGCCAGTTAA